One genomic segment of Echeneis naucrates chromosome 18, fEcheNa1.1, whole genome shotgun sequence includes these proteins:
- the LOC115058515 gene encoding RAS guanyl-releasing protein 2 isoform X2, translating into MESTSSEQSATVDELVEACIQAFDEGGTLKDTSSVRMFLMMHPWYIPSTDMAKKLVLKSQEESCTAERRTRICHLLKYWISEFPAEFNLNPELADQIKDYKDLLCTEGNERQSQLIDLKSVPSYKWKRQVTQRVPSVSKKRKMSLLFDHLDSCELAEHLTYLEYKSFCKILFQDYHSFVMHGCTVDNPILERFITLFNSVSQWIQLMVLSKPTAQQRADVISHFIRVAQKLLQLQNFNTLMAVVGGLSNSSISRLKDTQTHISAETNKVFNNLIELVTSCGNYSHYRKRFSECSGFRFPILGVHLKDLIAVHVALPDWADKEKTRVNLAKTQQLYAILQELALIQNTPPNIDANTDLLNLLTVSLDQYHTEEEIYQISLQREPRKPANSSPTPAPDPKPTMIDEWAVSVKPNADPTIIKKHIEKMVESVFKNFDTDGDGNISRDEFEAIRNNFPYLSKFGELDKNQDGKISRDEMIDYFMKASSLLNCKMGFIHTFTEATYVKPTFCEHCAGFIWGFYKQGYKCKACGVNCHKACRSRLAVECRKRTKSISHEAPPALQARSYSFPPPANTPPSLQNTVIAEEDLETVEEGVFDVHL; encoded by the exons ATGGAGTCCACATCATCGGAGCAGTCCGCCACAGTGGACGAACTGGTGGAAGCGTGCATTCAAGCCTTTG ATGAGGGGGGCACTTTGAAGGATACTTCCTCAGTCCGTATGTTTCTTATGATGCACCCTTGGTACATCCCTTCAACTGACATGGCTAAAAAGCTGGTGCTCAA ATCTCAAGAGGAGAGCTGCACCGCTGAGCGCCGAACAAGAATATGCCACCTTCTCAA GTACTGGATCTCTGAGTTTCCAGCTGAGTTCAATCTGAACCCGGAGCTGGCGGATCAGATCAAAGACTATAAAGACCTCTTGTGCACCGAGGGCAATGAGAGGCAGAGTCAGCTCATTGACTTGaagagtgt GCCATCCTATAAGTGGAAGCGGCAGGTGACTCAGCGGGTCCCATCGGTGtccaaaaagaggaaaatgtccctgctgTTCGACCACCTTGACTCCTGCGAGCTGGCAGAACACCTGACCTACTTGGAATACAAATCCTTCTGCAAGATCCTG TTCCAGGACTACCACAGCTTTGTGATGCATGGCTGCACGGTGGATAACCCCATCCTGGAGCGCTTCATCACACTCTTCAACAGTGTCTCCCAGTGGATCCAGCTTATGGTGCTGAGCAAGCCCACAGCCCAGCAGAGGGCTGACGTCATCTCCCATTTCATCAGAGTGGCACAG AAGCTGCTCCAGTTGCAGAACTTCAATACGCTGATGGCGGTGGTGGGCGGCCTCAGCAACAGCTCCATCTCTCGCCTCAAAGACACGCAGACCCACATCAGTGCGGAGACTAACAAG GTCTTTAACAACCTCATCGAACTGGTGACATCATGTGGGAACTACAGCCACTACCGCAAGCGCTTCTCAGAGTGCTCCGGCTTCCGTTTCCCCATCCTTGGCGTGCACCTGAAAGACCTGATAGCCGTGCACGTGGCGTTGCCAGACTGGGCGGATAAAGAGAAGACAAGGGTCAACCTGGCTAAGACCCAGCAGTTGTACGCCATCCTTCAGGAGCTGGCGCTCATCCAGAACACGCCACCGAACATTGACGCAAACACAGACCTGCTCAACTTACTCACG GTCTCTCTGGACCAGTaccacacagaggaagagatcTACCAGATATCTCTACAGAGAGAACCACGGAAGCCGGCG AACTCCAGCCCCACCCCTGCGCCCGACCCCAAGCCCACCATGATCGATGAGTGGGCCGTGTCGGTGAAGCCCAACGCCGACCCGACAATCATTAAGAAACACATAGAGAAGATGGTGGAG TCAGTCTTCAAGAACTTTGACACTGACGGCGATGGCAACATATCCAGGGATGAATTTGAAGCGATCAGGAACAACTTCCCGTACCTCAGCAAGTTCGGAGAACTGGACAAGAACCA AGATGGGAAAATCAGCAGAGACGAGATGATAGACTACTTTATGAAAGCCAGCTCTCTGCTTAACTGCAAGATGGGATTCATCCACACTTTCACTGAGGCCACCTATGTGAAGCCCACATTTTGTGAACACTGCGCCGGCTTT ATCTGGGGCTTCTACAAACAAGGCTACAAGTGCAAAG CATGTGGGGTGAACTGCCACAAGGCCTGCCGCAGCCGCCTGGCCGTTGAGTGCCGGAAGAGGACCAAGAGCATCAGCCACGAGGCCCCACCGGCTCTCCAGGCCAGGTCCTATAGCTTCCCTCCACCTGCAAACACCCCGCCCAGCCTGCAGAACACAG TAATTGCTGAAGAGGACCTGGAGACAGTAGAGGAGGGCGTGTTCGACGTCCACCTATAA
- the LOC115058515 gene encoding RAS guanyl-releasing protein 2 isoform X1: MESTSSEQSATVDELVEACIQAFDEGGTLKDTSSVRMFLMMHPWYIPSTDMAKKLVLKSQEESCTAERRTRICHLLKYWISEFPAEFNLNPELADQIKDYKDLLCTEGNERQSQLIDLKSVPSYKWKRQVTQRVPSVSKKRKMSLLFDHLDSCELAEHLTYLEYKSFCKILFQDYHSFVMHGCTVDNPILERFITLFNSVSQWIQLMVLSKPTAQQRADVISHFIRVAQKLLQLQNFNTLMAVVGGLSNSSISRLKDTQTHISAETNKVFNNLIELVTSCGNYSHYRKRFSECSGFRFPILGVHLKDLIAVHVALPDWADKEKTRVNLAKTQQLYAILQELALIQNTPPNIDANTDLLNLLTVSLDQYHTEEEIYQISLQREPRKPAQNSSPTPAPDPKPTMIDEWAVSVKPNADPTIIKKHIEKMVESVFKNFDTDGDGNISRDEFEAIRNNFPYLSKFGELDKNQDGKISRDEMIDYFMKASSLLNCKMGFIHTFTEATYVKPTFCEHCAGFIWGFYKQGYKCKACGVNCHKACRSRLAVECRKRTKSISHEAPPALQARSYSFPPPANTPPSLQNTVIAEEDLETVEEGVFDVHL, translated from the exons ATGGAGTCCACATCATCGGAGCAGTCCGCCACAGTGGACGAACTGGTGGAAGCGTGCATTCAAGCCTTTG ATGAGGGGGGCACTTTGAAGGATACTTCCTCAGTCCGTATGTTTCTTATGATGCACCCTTGGTACATCCCTTCAACTGACATGGCTAAAAAGCTGGTGCTCAA ATCTCAAGAGGAGAGCTGCACCGCTGAGCGCCGAACAAGAATATGCCACCTTCTCAA GTACTGGATCTCTGAGTTTCCAGCTGAGTTCAATCTGAACCCGGAGCTGGCGGATCAGATCAAAGACTATAAAGACCTCTTGTGCACCGAGGGCAATGAGAGGCAGAGTCAGCTCATTGACTTGaagagtgt GCCATCCTATAAGTGGAAGCGGCAGGTGACTCAGCGGGTCCCATCGGTGtccaaaaagaggaaaatgtccctgctgTTCGACCACCTTGACTCCTGCGAGCTGGCAGAACACCTGACCTACTTGGAATACAAATCCTTCTGCAAGATCCTG TTCCAGGACTACCACAGCTTTGTGATGCATGGCTGCACGGTGGATAACCCCATCCTGGAGCGCTTCATCACACTCTTCAACAGTGTCTCCCAGTGGATCCAGCTTATGGTGCTGAGCAAGCCCACAGCCCAGCAGAGGGCTGACGTCATCTCCCATTTCATCAGAGTGGCACAG AAGCTGCTCCAGTTGCAGAACTTCAATACGCTGATGGCGGTGGTGGGCGGCCTCAGCAACAGCTCCATCTCTCGCCTCAAAGACACGCAGACCCACATCAGTGCGGAGACTAACAAG GTCTTTAACAACCTCATCGAACTGGTGACATCATGTGGGAACTACAGCCACTACCGCAAGCGCTTCTCAGAGTGCTCCGGCTTCCGTTTCCCCATCCTTGGCGTGCACCTGAAAGACCTGATAGCCGTGCACGTGGCGTTGCCAGACTGGGCGGATAAAGAGAAGACAAGGGTCAACCTGGCTAAGACCCAGCAGTTGTACGCCATCCTTCAGGAGCTGGCGCTCATCCAGAACACGCCACCGAACATTGACGCAAACACAGACCTGCTCAACTTACTCACG GTCTCTCTGGACCAGTaccacacagaggaagagatcTACCAGATATCTCTACAGAGAGAACCACGGAAGCCGGCG CAGAACTCCAGCCCCACCCCTGCGCCCGACCCCAAGCCCACCATGATCGATGAGTGGGCCGTGTCGGTGAAGCCCAACGCCGACCCGACAATCATTAAGAAACACATAGAGAAGATGGTGGAG TCAGTCTTCAAGAACTTTGACACTGACGGCGATGGCAACATATCCAGGGATGAATTTGAAGCGATCAGGAACAACTTCCCGTACCTCAGCAAGTTCGGAGAACTGGACAAGAACCA AGATGGGAAAATCAGCAGAGACGAGATGATAGACTACTTTATGAAAGCCAGCTCTCTGCTTAACTGCAAGATGGGATTCATCCACACTTTCACTGAGGCCACCTATGTGAAGCCCACATTTTGTGAACACTGCGCCGGCTTT ATCTGGGGCTTCTACAAACAAGGCTACAAGTGCAAAG CATGTGGGGTGAACTGCCACAAGGCCTGCCGCAGCCGCCTGGCCGTTGAGTGCCGGAAGAGGACCAAGAGCATCAGCCACGAGGCCCCACCGGCTCTCCAGGCCAGGTCCTATAGCTTCCCTCCACCTGCAAACACCCCGCCCAGCCTGCAGAACACAG TAATTGCTGAAGAGGACCTGGAGACAGTAGAGGAGGGCGTGTTCGACGTCCACCTATAA